From the Candidatus Poribacteria bacterium genome, the window GCCTCCGCTGACCTTGATTGCGGCGCATCGTGAACGATGAGTGGCAGTCGGTAAACTCGACGTTTTTTTATCGACGGGAGGATACCGAGAAAACTTGGCGATTCAGGCATCGCATCAAGGTGCCGCACTGCCTCCTCTAATCGCAGATATGTATCTTTAAAGTAATTTTTTGCGACGGCATAAGTCACACCTAAGAGCATGCCGACAAAAGCCCCCAAAGCGAGGTTAAGTTTGAGGCGAGGCTTCAGCGGCTCTTCGGGCGCGCGCGCCTCGTCCAAAACCTTGATACTTTCCGTGCGTGCTTCGGAGAAAATCTCAGACTCCGTCATTCTCGTCTCTAAAGCGATTACTTGCGCGTTGTAGATTTCAATATCTCGCTTGAGTTGATAGAACTTCAATTGGTCAGGCGACCATTCTCGTAACTCGGTGAGGTGTGCCGCAATTTGGGCGGTGACTTCCGCTTTCTGTTCCTTAAGGCTAATCAGACCTCCCTGCGCCTCATTTACCTTCTCTGAGAGGACTTGGTAGAGCGGATTGTAAGAAGATGTTGTGCTTGTTATCTTTTTTTCTTCTGTAGCGAGCCGTGCCTTTGTTTCCCTGATTTGTTCATCTACAGAGGTGACTTCAGGATGCGTCTCATCGTATTTGCCGAGAAGCGCAGCACGGTCAATTTCATACTGGTTCAGGCTGTCTCGCAATTTCGCATGGGAAGGGTTCTGCGCAACTGTCTCCGAAATTACATCTTCTGATAGTTGTTCTAACTCTTCTTCATAAGAAGCGAGTTTCAATTCAGCGCCCGCTAAAAGGTTAATCAATTCGTGTTCTCTGACTTGGAGTGCCAGAATGATTTGTGCTTGTATGCCGCCTTCCGCGTTTAAAGTAATCTCAGGGTGTTCTTGCTGAAATGCAAATAGCTCCTCTATGGCGTTTGTGAGGCTCGCCTTTGTCTGATTCAGCAGAGTCTGCGGGAACGGTTTTTGCCACCAATCCATCTGTTCAGCTGTTTCTGCTTCCACGACTCCCTGAAATACGGCTGCGATTCTATTGACTAAATTTTGCGCCCGTTCTGGCGTTCGCTGTTTCACAGTGACAGTAATCACGTTTCTATCAAGGACCTCTTCGACCTTTAACTGCTCGTCAATGAGGGTCTTGATGAAGAAATCTTCCCATTCAGTGATCGTAAGCTCCCCTTGTTCTGTAGCATTTGGATCGAGTTCAATATTGAGCAAATTGGCAAACCACACCAGAGATCGCGCCCGATGGACAGGTAACGGTTCAAGTAGTCCTTCCGCTCTCAGCTGCCGGACTGCTGGAGCAACTACAAGGTCGCGCGACTGTAATTGGGCGGCGTAGGCACCTAACGAGGTACCCTTCAATAGTCCAGATAGCGGCAACTGGGCGAGCAAGGTCGAGGCTGGTTGGCTGTCTATCATACGAATCACTGTTTCGGATTGATAAACAGGTGCCGTAAAATCGGTTGCGAGGAATCCCCCAAAAACAGAAAGCACAAAAATGAGAAGGACACTCCACTTGTTCCGAAAGAGGATCCAAAAGTAATCTGATAATCGGATTTCTCTAATTTCTTCAAGGTGTTTATCGGTGGTCTCTCGCATCTCTAACCTTAACCTCTAATCTATCTTGCCAAAATGTTAAAAAGTAGGTTCACAAATGATATAGTAGATGTAATGATTCGCCAATCTAAACGGAGCCGTTCACGGACTCGGAATTGATCTTTCGGGTGTAGATAAATCTCCGACTGCACGAGGTCGAAGTTTATCTCCTCTTCTGTTCCATCCGCCCGCGTTAAAATGCATTTTTTCGGATTCGCTCTGGTTTCGTCAAACCCACCCGCCATGACGATAGCCTCTCTTAAAGGCACGGGTTCAGTAATCACGTATTGCCCCGGTTTCTTCACTGCTCCCGTAACACTTATTTTCGCATCGGCAAGCGGGATGTACAACGTATCCCCAGGGGATAACATAACAGTGGTATCTTCTTCAGACAGATCCACCAAAATCCGTGCTTCACTGGTGATGATTTCTGCGTTGTTCAGATCCGCAAACTCCGATCTCGACCCGCCAGCGAGATTCAGCACCTGAATCGCTGGTACTTCCGGGACTGTTATACGATAGACACCCGGGGAGGTCACGGCACCTATAACGCGCACAGACCGCTGTTGATAAATGGAAGGAACAAAGATAGTATCGTGATCTTCTAAAGGAATATCGGGACCGCCATCGTCAATCAGTTGGAGATAATCAACCTTTTGGTGAAGCTTCCCATCACGCCAGATATAAATGTTCTTGAGATCGGCGGTTTCATAGATGATGTCTGCCGATGCCAACGCTTGGAGCAGATAAACTTGTCCGACTTCAAAGACATGCAGATTTCCTCGACCACGCATCGTAACCGCGCCGAAAACGAGAATCGTACGCTTCGGTTCCATGAGGGTCACAAACACACGCGCCGTCGGAAGTTGTGCTGAAAAAGCAGACTGCATCTCGGCTTGAAGCTCGGAAACAGTGAGACCCGTCACCTTGATGAGTCCAATAAGCGGATAGGAAACATAACCGTCTTGTTGAATTGGCACTGGAATCCTGTCCATACTATATTCCGGATAGCCATCAACGGTAACGACAAAACTATCCCCGATCTGCAATCTGTATGTGGACAATTGCTCTGAAGGATTTTGAGCTTTGGGTGTCGTTTCTGTATGAGTAGTAGGGTTATCGGGAGGAGAGTCTTCCGCAAAAAGCGACACAGGGGAACCAATTTGTATAATTAGCAGAAACAGAGCGAACTTGCTAAGAGTCCGTTTTAGATACCTGCGAATGTCACTCAAAAGATGCCCGCGTAAAGGAAGTATGTTCATAAAAAATTACTGTTGACCTTTTCCAAAATATTTTCGTTTTTCGATGCTTTTTAGACGCGTAGGCCTTATTAATTCTTTGCACGCAAGCCACGGTCTGAAAGCATACATCCTATATTTTAGCAGCTATATGGCAGAAATGCAAAGGAAAATCATGTATATTGTTTATCCCTAACTTTCGTTTTTAGTTACAAACCACATCGTTTTTCTTCAAAAAAAGAGAGTATTGTTCAACTTAACGATGTTGACGCATCAATACTCTCTTTTAACTGATTATTTTGTTACTTATGCTCGCGTGGAACGCACATTCATCAGGAAGAGTCTACTTTATGATAAGCATTTTCCGCATCAATGAGACCTCATCTGCTTGGAGTTGATAGAAATAGATACCACTTGCAACTGGTTCACCTAAACTGTTACGACCATCCCAATAGGCGGCACGATGTCGCACAGTGTAATAGCCTCGGGGCTGGTATCCCAATTCTAAGCGACGAACGACTGTCCCACGCGGGTCGTAAATAAGAATCTGTACGTTTGTGTCAGTTGCTAACTGATAGGGTATCCATGTCTCCGGATTAAACGGATTTGGATAATTTGCGAAGAGTTGAGTCGTTTCGAGGTTCGTTGACCCGGCCACTGCGTGGCGTGGTGCAGCCGGAGCTATTACGGGTTTTATGCCTAGGGTAAAGTCTCCTGGTGTATCTAAGCCTGTAACAACAGTTTGAATCTTTGAATTCTTGAGGTTCAGACGCTGGATTCTTCCGCCGGAATCTGTCCAGTACAACTTACCATCTACACTGTCAGCGGCAATGCCAAAGGGAACGCTCCGTATTGAGATGATCTCTTCAACTTTTGTGCCGTCAAGATTCGCACGTTTGATCCTCCCTTTCTTCGCGTCTATCTTTTCTGTCCAATAGATCTTACCGTTGACGACGGACATACGTCCGGGTGCCACCACGGCTGAAACGAGTTCTTCCCGATTTTTCCCGTTAAAGTTGGCGCGCCAGAGACCGTCTTGTTCAGCGTAATACAGTTTACCCCCCGCCACATCCAAATCAATGGCTTCCGGCGAATTTAGGTTCTGAATTAAGTTTTTAACCGCCTTCCCGTTGAAGTTCGCGCGCCGGATCCGCCCCAGCGAATCTGTCCAATAGAGTTTCCGACCGGTCGCGTCAATAGCGAGATCCAGCGGAACGCCTGTTTGGAGCGATGCCAGCGTCTCAAGGTGAGAGCCGTCAAGGTTTGCTCGATAGATTTTTCCAGATGTATCGCCTGTTTGCGC encodes:
- a CDS encoding AAA family ATPase — its product is MRETTDKHLEEIREIRLSDYFWILFRNKWSVLLIFVLSVFGGFLATDFTAPVYQSETVIRMIDSQPASTLLAQLPLSGLLKGTSLGAYAAQLQSRDLVVAPAVRQLRAEGLLEPLPVHRARSLVWFANLLNIELDPNATEQGELTITEWEDFFIKTLIDEQLKVEEVLDRNVITVTVKQRTPERAQNLVNRIAAVFQGVVEAETAEQMDWWQKPFPQTLLNQTKASLTNAIEELFAFQQEHPEITLNAEGGIQAQIILALQVREHELINLLAGAELKLASYEEELEQLSEDVISETVAQNPSHAKLRDSLNQYEIDRAALLGKYDETHPEVTSVDEQIRETKARLATEEKKITSTTSSYNPLYQVLSEKVNEAQGGLISLKEQKAEVTAQIAAHLTELREWSPDQLKFYQLKRDIEIYNAQVIALETRMTESEIFSEARTESIKVLDEARAPEEPLKPRLKLNLALGAFVGMLLGVTYAVAKNYFKDTYLRLEEAVRHLDAMPESPSFLGILPSIKKRRVYRLPLIVHDAPQSRSAEAFRVLQAKLPFLNPGAPVQTVLVTSATRGEGKSTTSSNLAVALAQRGNRVLLIDADMRRPSQHNTFPTGEPLESEDAGDTSHSESTALSVDTRKPGLSEALIHLNAENAEDILRTTIKQTGIPNLHLVPSGTVPPNPIELLNSEMMTHWLELAKSEYDVIVIDSPPIRAVADPMILANIVDVIVYVFDITKTRRADILTGIRDLTEAFPTKGIGVLCNMIDPKQAKSYGYYSRHADAYRLGNDESEP
- a CDS encoding SLBB domain-containing protein encodes the protein MNILPLRGHLLSDIRRYLKRTLSKFALFLLIIQIGSPVSLFAEDSPPDNPTTHTETTPKAQNPSEQLSTYRLQIGDSFVVTVDGYPEYSMDRIPVPIQQDGYVSYPLIGLIKVTGLTVSELQAEMQSAFSAQLPTARVFVTLMEPKRTILVFGAVTMRGRGNLHVFEVGQVYLLQALASADIIYETADLKNIYIWRDGKLHQKVDYLQLIDDGGPDIPLEDHDTIFVPSIYQQRSVRVIGAVTSPGVYRITVPEVPAIQVLNLAGGSRSEFADLNNAEIITSEARILVDLSEEDTTVMLSPGDTLYIPLADAKISVTGAVKKPGQYVITEPVPLREAIVMAGGFDETRANPKKCILTRADGTEEEINFDLVQSEIYLHPKDQFRVRERLRLDWRIITSTISFVNLLFNILAR